In Phaeobacter inhibens DSM 16374, the following proteins share a genomic window:
- a CDS encoding ornithine cyclodeaminase family protein — MNAILQIPFDQGEANLDWLSFCDALAAGHQLPRAEVADSFLYRDNDTLLNRAAWIDGLGLAVKSATIFPGNPDQGHPMVNGAVCLYADQSGMLEALVDFHLVTKWKTAGGSLLGALRLANPDSREVLIVGAGTVGASLIEAFGTAYPKAQIRIWNRTAEKAEALAEQYPNAKVAADLEAAVQAADIILTCTMSSTPVIKGAWLRPGQHLNLIGAYRPDMRETDNEALQRADIYCDSFETTVDHIGEFKIPLSEGVISRDDVRADFYNLTAFPRFDPTRITLFKNGGGAHMDLMTSRHILDCWQGGT, encoded by the coding sequence ATGAACGCCATCCTGCAGATCCCCTTTGATCAGGGGGAAGCCAATCTTGACTGGCTCTCATTCTGCGACGCGCTTGCCGCGGGTCACCAGTTGCCGAGGGCCGAGGTCGCCGACAGTTTCCTCTACCGGGACAACGATACGCTGTTAAACCGTGCTGCCTGGATCGATGGTCTGGGCCTTGCCGTAAAAAGTGCCACAATTTTTCCCGGCAACCCGGATCAGGGTCACCCAATGGTCAACGGCGCTGTCTGTCTATATGCCGATCAGTCCGGCATGCTGGAGGCTTTGGTTGATTTCCATCTGGTGACCAAATGGAAAACCGCAGGGGGCAGTCTTCTTGGCGCTCTGCGGCTGGCCAACCCTGACAGCCGAGAGGTTCTGATTGTCGGGGCCGGAACCGTTGGCGCATCGCTGATCGAAGCCTTTGGCACCGCCTACCCCAAGGCACAGATCCGCATCTGGAACCGGACCGCTGAGAAGGCCGAAGCACTGGCCGAACAGTATCCAAACGCCAAAGTTGCAGCCGATCTGGAAGCTGCCGTGCAGGCGGCTGATATTATCCTGACCTGCACAATGTCCTCCACCCCTGTCATCAAGGGCGCTTGGTTGCGACCTGGCCAGCACCTCAACCTGATTGGCGCCTACCGCCCTGATATGCGCGAAACCGATAATGAGGCGTTGCAACGCGCGGACATCTACTGCGACAGCTTTGAGACCACTGTAGATCACATCGGTGAATTCAAGATCCCTCTTTCAGAGGGGGTGATCAGCCGCGATGATGTGCGGGCAGATTTCTACAATCTGACGGCCTTCCCCCGCTTCGATCCTACGAGGATCACATTGTTCAAAAACGGCGGCGGCGCCCATATGGACCTGATGACCAGCCGTCACATTCTGGATTGCTGGCAAGGGGGGACATAA
- the zapE gene encoding cell division protein ZapE gives MTHLTALYQQKIDAGLLKPDPAQEAVLPHFDRIAEGLKAPPVKRGLFRKATYETVKGLYLWGGVGRGKSMLMDLFVDSLDDIPSRRVHFHAFMQEMHGKMHEARQQGIEDALAPVAAEVAGSVRLLAFDEMQITDITDAMIVGRLFEALFTAGVTVITTSNRIPDDLYKNGLNRQLFLPFIDLIKQQMQVHEMVSPVDYRQDRLTGAQVYFSPVNAEANAKIREIWEDLSGGPALPLTLEVKGREVTLPAFRNGVARAGFYDLCGKMLGPGDYLAIAEVVKVLVLEDIPRLSRNNFNEAKRFVTLIDALYEAGVRLICSAAAEPEMLYVEGEGTFEFERTASRLREMQDKDWGQQT, from the coding sequence ATGACCCATCTGACCGCGCTCTATCAGCAGAAAATCGACGCAGGCCTGTTGAAGCCTGATCCTGCACAGGAAGCCGTGCTCCCCCATTTTGATCGCATAGCCGAAGGTCTGAAAGCCCCCCCTGTTAAGCGTGGCCTGTTTCGCAAAGCCACCTATGAGACGGTGAAAGGACTGTATCTTTGGGGCGGTGTCGGGCGTGGCAAATCGATGCTGATGGATCTGTTTGTTGACAGTCTCGACGATATCCCGTCGCGCCGCGTGCATTTCCATGCCTTCATGCAGGAAATGCACGGCAAGATGCACGAGGCACGCCAGCAAGGTATCGAGGATGCCCTCGCACCCGTGGCGGCTGAGGTGGCCGGATCGGTCCGGCTCTTGGCGTTTGACGAAATGCAGATCACCGATATCACCGATGCGATGATTGTTGGGCGGTTGTTTGAGGCCTTGTTTACCGCAGGTGTCACGGTGATCACGACATCAAACCGGATACCGGACGACCTCTACAAGAACGGGCTGAACCGGCAGCTGTTCCTGCCGTTCATTGATCTCATAAAGCAGCAGATGCAGGTCCATGAGATGGTCAGCCCGGTCGATTATCGCCAGGATCGTCTGACTGGGGCGCAGGTCTATTTCTCTCCGGTAAATGCCGAGGCAAACGCCAAGATTCGGGAGATCTGGGAGGATCTCTCCGGCGGCCCCGCCCTTCCCCTGACGCTGGAGGTCAAGGGGCGCGAGGTTACTCTACCTGCCTTTCGCAACGGTGTCGCCCGGGCCGGGTTTTATGATCTGTGCGGTAAGATGTTGGGGCCGGGCGACTATCTGGCCATTGCGGAGGTTGTCAAAGTTCTGGTTCTTGAGGACATACCCCGCCTGTCGCGCAACAACTTCAACGAGGCCAAGCGGTTCGTGACGCTGATTGATGCGCTGTATGAGGCAGGGGTGCGCCTGATTTGTTCCGCTGCGGCAGAGCCGGAAATGCTCTATGTCGAAGGGGAAGGCACGTTTGAATTCGAACGCACCGCCTCACGTCTGCGGGAGATGCAGGACAAGGACTGGGGTCAGCAGACCTGA
- a CDS encoding HAD family hydrolase, producing MTIQAVVFDIGRVLIEWEPERFYDAKIGKARREALFREVDLHGMNLGIDRGDNFKGAVYALADQHPEWAEEIRHWHDSWLQMASPEIPHSVRLMRALRDSGVPVFALTNFGVGTFDLAKTTYPFFNEFDQAFVSGHLQTLKPEGEIYAHLERDTGVAAERLLFTDDRHENIEAAAERGWQTHLFTHPQGWADRLVSEGLLTAEGAQ from the coding sequence ATGACCATCCAAGCCGTCGTTTTTGATATCGGCCGTGTGCTGATCGAATGGGAGCCCGAGCGCTTTTACGATGCCAAGATCGGCAAGGCCCGACGCGAGGCACTGTTTCGCGAAGTCGATCTGCATGGCATGAATCTTGGCATTGACCGAGGTGACAACTTTAAAGGCGCTGTTTACGCGCTAGCCGATCAACACCCCGAATGGGCCGAAGAAATTCGCCACTGGCACGACAGCTGGCTCCAGATGGCCAGCCCTGAAATCCCGCACTCCGTCCGCCTGATGCGCGCGCTGAGAGATAGCGGCGTGCCAGTGTTTGCACTGACCAATTTTGGTGTCGGCACGTTTGATCTTGCCAAAACCACCTATCCGTTCTTCAACGAATTCGATCAGGCCTTTGTGTCTGGTCATCTGCAAACCCTCAAACCGGAAGGGGAGATCTACGCCCATCTGGAGCGAGACACAGGCGTGGCAGCAGAGCGGCTGCTCTTCACCGACGACCGACATGAAAATATTGAAGCCGCCGCCGAACGTGGCTGGCAGACGCACCTCTTTACCCACCCTCAGGGCTGGGCCGATCGCCTGGTCTCCGAGGGCTTGCTGACAGCGGAGGGGGCCCAATGA
- a CDS encoding MFS transporter encodes MTRPAPLFTPVLIVGCVVIMVSFAVRASFGVFQIPIAEEFGWLRSEFSLAIAIQNLAWGIGQPIFGAIAEKIGDRKAIIIGALIYAAGLVFSAWATTPFEMQAYEWLVGFGIAGTGFGVVLAVVGRASSDENRSMSLAVVTAAGSAGQIFGAPTAEWLLTFLSWQSVFLVFAGVVLALIATLPLMRAPEAASKAELEESMGAILKKAFKDPSYTLIFLGFFSCGYQLAFVTAHFPAFVTEMCGPILPGGALYSIGITSTSALGAVAISLIGAANVGGTLLAGWLGNRYSKKYLLAAIYTGRTIAAAAFILVPITPVTVIVFSIVMGSLWLATVPLTSGLVAHLYGLRYMGTLYGIVFFSHQLGSFLGVWLGGRMYDIYGDYTLVWWIGVGIGAFSAIVHLPIREHPRTVLATA; translated from the coding sequence ATGACCCGACCTGCCCCGCTGTTCACTCCCGTTCTGATTGTTGGCTGTGTTGTCATCATGGTCAGCTTTGCTGTGCGGGCGTCCTTTGGTGTGTTTCAGATCCCCATTGCTGAGGAGTTCGGCTGGCTGCGGTCGGAATTCTCGTTGGCGATTGCCATTCAGAACCTGGCCTGGGGCATCGGACAGCCTATTTTTGGCGCGATTGCCGAGAAAATCGGTGACCGAAAGGCGATCATTATAGGTGCGCTGATCTATGCGGCTGGCCTGGTGTTCAGCGCCTGGGCCACCACGCCATTTGAGATGCAGGCCTATGAATGGCTGGTGGGGTTCGGCATTGCGGGCACAGGGTTTGGCGTTGTGCTGGCCGTGGTTGGCCGTGCGAGCTCGGATGAGAACCGGTCGATGTCGCTGGCCGTTGTGACGGCGGCGGGGTCTGCCGGTCAGATCTTTGGCGCGCCAACCGCGGAGTGGCTGCTGACATTCCTGAGCTGGCAGAGCGTTTTTCTGGTGTTCGCGGGCGTGGTTCTGGCGCTGATTGCAACATTGCCGTTGATGCGGGCGCCCGAAGCCGCCTCGAAGGCTGAGCTGGAAGAAAGCATGGGGGCAATCCTGAAAAAGGCGTTCAAGGACCCCTCTTACACGCTGATTTTTCTCGGCTTCTTCAGCTGCGGGTATCAGCTGGCTTTTGTTACGGCGCATTTTCCGGCCTTTGTGACCGAGATGTGCGGGCCGATCCTGCCGGGTGGCGCGCTGTATTCCATCGGGATTACCTCTACCTCAGCGCTTGGGGCCGTGGCGATCTCGTTGATTGGGGCTGCCAATGTGGGCGGCACGCTGTTGGCTGGCTGGCTTGGCAACCGTTACTCCAAAAAATACCTGCTGGCGGCGATTTATACCGGTCGCACGATTGCGGCGGCAGCCTTCATCCTCGTGCCGATCACGCCGGTCACTGTCATCGTGTTTTCCATCGTCATGGGGTCTCTGTGGCTGGCCACGGTGCCGCTGACCTCCGGTCTGGTCGCACATCTCTATGGGCTGCGCTACATGGGCACGCTCTATGGTATTGTGTTCTTCAGCCACCAGCTGGGCAGCTTCCTTGGTGTGTGGCTGGGCGGACGGATGTATGACATCTATGGTGACTACACATTGGTCTGGTGGATCGGCGTCGGGATCGGAGCCTTCAGCGCCATTGTCCATCTGCCGATCCGCGAGCATCCACGCACCGTGCTGGCCACCGCCTGA